In the genome of Leptospira kanakyensis, one region contains:
- the purT gene encoding formate-dependent phosphoribosylglycinamide formyltransferase: MIGTPFTPNATKLLLLGSGELGKEVAIEANRLGVHVIAVDRYPNAPAMLVAQESRVINMLNPKELEATIRELKPDFVVPEIEAIHTETLVRLEAEGFCIIPSAKAVNLTMNREGIRNFVSKELGIKTSHFLFADTEVDFTKAVKEIGFPCVVKPIMSSSGKGQSLVRNESEILKAWEYGQTGGRTGKGKMIIEEFIPFDFEITLLTIRHIGGTKFLPPIGHRQVNGDYVESWMPQPMTELALRAAEKIAEAVTTGLGGMGIFGVELFVKGDEVYFSEVSPRPHDTGLVTLISQNYSEFSLHARALLGLPIPELIFQTPAASSAILLEGKTTSPVYIGLEDALKQKGVDIRIFGKPEIDGKRRMGVSLAIGNTIEEAKEKANRARDYIQLK; encoded by the coding sequence ATGATCGGAACACCTTTTACACCCAACGCAACAAAACTTTTACTCCTTGGATCGGGAGAACTTGGCAAAGAAGTCGCAATCGAGGCAAACCGCCTAGGTGTTCATGTCATTGCAGTCGATCGTTATCCAAACGCACCGGCCATGCTTGTGGCTCAGGAATCTCGTGTCATCAATATGTTAAATCCAAAAGAATTGGAGGCCACCATACGAGAGTTAAAACCTGATTTTGTTGTTCCTGAAATTGAAGCCATTCATACTGAAACATTAGTTCGATTGGAAGCCGAAGGTTTTTGTATCATCCCTAGTGCCAAAGCAGTGAACCTTACCATGAACCGGGAGGGGATTCGTAATTTTGTTTCTAAAGAACTGGGAATCAAAACTTCCCATTTTCTTTTTGCTGATACAGAAGTAGATTTTACCAAAGCGGTAAAAGAGATTGGGTTTCCCTGTGTGGTCAAACCCATTATGAGTTCTTCTGGAAAAGGGCAAAGTTTGGTTCGAAACGAATCCGAAATCCTAAAGGCTTGGGAGTATGGACAAACCGGAGGGAGGACAGGAAAAGGTAAAATGATCATTGAAGAATTTATACCTTTTGATTTTGAAATCACTCTTCTCACCATACGCCATATAGGTGGGACTAAGTTTTTACCACCCATTGGACATAGACAAGTAAACGGAGATTATGTGGAATCGTGGATGCCACAACCCATGACTGAACTTGCATTACGTGCAGCAGAAAAAATTGCAGAAGCAGTCACCACAGGCCTTGGAGGAATGGGAATATTTGGAGTCGAACTTTTTGTCAAAGGTGATGAAGTTTACTTTAGCGAAGTATCTCCGAGACCACATGACACAGGGCTTGTCACTCTTATCTCTCAAAACTATTCTGAATTTTCTCTCCATGCGAGAGCATTACTTGGACTTCCTATCCCTGAACTTATTTTTCAAACACCTGCTGCCAGTTCCGCCATCCTATTGGAAGGAAAAACAACTTCTCCGGTTTATATTGGTTTAGAGGATGCTTTAAAACAAAAAGGAGTGGACATCCGAATTTTTGGGAAACCGGAAATTGACGGAAAACGCCGAATGGGTGTTAGTTTAGCAATTGGAAACACTATCGAAGAAGCTAAAGAAAAAGCAAATCGTGCCCGGGACTACATCCAATTAAAATAA
- a CDS encoding ABC transporter ATP-binding protein, whose protein sequence is MKSILTLKQVSKSYDNGFQALKDVNWEVKEGEIHALLGPNGAGKTTLINLICGIVSPSGGEVTVSGFDIIGDFKKTRSLIGLVPQELSVHAFETVWASVSFTRGLYGKPANPKYIEEVLKSLSLWDKKDQRIMTLSGGMKRRVLIAKALSHEPKILFLDEPSAGVDVELRKDMWKIVESLRKNGVTIILTTHYIEEAESIADRISVIRKGEIFLTENKDRLMKQLGTKQLRIELKKSLKLIPKSLAKYTLELVDQNSALVFTYDRSDDSSHITKLLDDLKKLKIQFSDLSTKQSSLEEIFVQLLQEAV, encoded by the coding sequence TTGAAATCGATCCTCACTCTGAAACAAGTTTCCAAGTCTTATGACAATGGATTCCAAGCACTAAAGGATGTAAATTGGGAAGTAAAGGAAGGCGAAATCCATGCTCTTCTTGGCCCCAATGGAGCAGGAAAAACCACGTTAATCAATTTGATTTGTGGAATTGTGTCACCAAGCGGTGGTGAGGTGACTGTATCCGGATTTGACATCATTGGAGATTTTAAAAAAACAAGATCTCTCATTGGACTTGTTCCCCAGGAACTCAGTGTCCATGCCTTTGAAACGGTTTGGGCCAGTGTATCTTTTACTCGCGGCCTCTATGGGAAACCTGCCAACCCAAAATACATCGAAGAAGTTTTAAAATCTCTTTCCCTTTGGGACAAAAAAGACCAAAGGATAATGACTTTGTCAGGTGGGATGAAACGAAGAGTTTTAATCGCCAAAGCATTGTCACACGAACCAAAAATCCTATTTTTAGATGAACCGAGTGCCGGTGTGGACGTGGAACTACGTAAGGATATGTGGAAGATTGTAGAATCTCTTAGGAAAAATGGAGTGACCATCATCCTTACCACTCACTATATTGAAGAAGCGGAATCCATCGCCGACCGAATTTCTGTGATCAGGAAAGGTGAGATTTTTCTTACTGAAAACAAAGATCGTCTTATGAAACAACTCGGAACCAAACAACTTCGGATTGAACTGAAAAAAAGTCTAAAACTCATTCCTAAGTCATTAGCCAAATATACATTGGAACTTGTGGATCAAAATTCTGCCCTAGTGTTTACTTATGACCGCTCTGATGATAGTAGCCACATCACCAAACTTCTGGATGATTTGAAAAAATTAAAAATCCAATTTAGTGATTTGAGTACAAAACAAAGTTCATTAGAAGAAATCTTTGTCCAATTGTTACAGGAGGCTGTATGA
- a CDS encoding toxin-antitoxin system YwqK family antitoxin: protein MFRTLSLTFCLWYLVSCSPLRVEAGDNGLSEDPNHFLLFQGKPLTGILVQKNPILLEIYETEYYKGIPHGRYTITKENGTLIEERNTRYGQKHGKQISYFENGKIRQKSEFDNGKPIGEYVDYFDNEQMATYQTFYDSGKPKVSKKWNRRGQIYLNHVFMETGESFGRPGSKLCEPIPEAKETPQ, encoded by the coding sequence TTGTTTCGAACTCTCTCTCTTACTTTTTGTTTATGGTATCTTGTCTCTTGTTCTCCACTCCGTGTGGAAGCAGGAGACAACGGGCTTTCCGAAGATCCAAACCACTTCCTGCTTTTCCAAGGAAAACCGCTAACAGGAATCCTCGTTCAAAAAAATCCCATTCTTTTAGAGATCTATGAAACCGAATATTATAAGGGGATTCCTCACGGTCGTTATACGATAACAAAAGAAAATGGAACCTTAATCGAAGAAAGAAACACTCGGTATGGACAAAAACACGGAAAACAAATCAGTTATTTTGAAAATGGAAAAATAAGACAAAAATCTGAATTTGATAATGGTAAACCCATCGGTGAGTATGTTGATTATTTTGACAACGAACAGATGGCCACCTACCAAACATTCTATGATTCAGGAAAACCCAAGGTTTCAAAAAAATGGAACCGCAGAGGGCAAATCTACTTAAACCATGTTTTTATGGAAACTGGTGAAAGTTTCGGAAGGCCAGGAAGTAAACTTTGTGAACCAATCCCCGAGGCAAAAGAAACACCTCAATGA
- a CDS encoding AraC family transcriptional regulator: MDIRFIDPPSNLKSAVKEFWIWKGVNARELPWILPSYECEMVFHLGAPPLVETENKEIFPLPKIHIVGPQTRRWRILSESDLSLFAVRFFVGGMYSLFSKRGDELQNQFTETENKLVLGEYSDSNFPSDGLISDFLTTFLKDHPGQPSEIPTYVRFALLELTRPAAPINHLCKRIGISRKQLDRKFKEIVGMNPSEYRTVHRLLDMVRNPEHYRKNNPDLRFTDLAQEFEYSDQSHFNRDFKRISGSIPNEWFAEYKKMSHFYNHDSSYTDRMGT, encoded by the coding sequence TTGGACATTCGATTTATAGATCCACCTTCCAATCTAAAATCTGCTGTGAAAGAATTTTGGATTTGGAAGGGTGTAAATGCGAGAGAACTTCCTTGGATATTGCCATCTTACGAGTGTGAGATGGTATTCCATTTAGGAGCCCCTCCACTTGTGGAAACAGAAAACAAAGAAATTTTTCCGTTACCAAAAATACATATTGTGGGGCCTCAGACTAGAAGGTGGAGGATTCTATCAGAATCAGATTTATCTTTATTTGCTGTGAGATTTTTTGTGGGTGGAATGTATTCGCTTTTTTCCAAACGAGGGGATGAATTACAAAACCAGTTTACAGAAACTGAAAACAAACTAGTATTAGGTGAATATTCGGATTCGAATTTCCCATCCGATGGTCTAATTTCCGATTTCCTCACTACCTTTCTGAAAGACCATCCGGGACAACCTTCAGAAATACCGACATATGTTCGGTTTGCACTTTTGGAACTTACACGTCCTGCGGCTCCCATAAATCATTTATGCAAAAGGATCGGAATTTCTAGAAAACAATTGGATCGTAAATTCAAAGAAATTGTAGGTATGAACCCTTCTGAATACAGAACAGTGCACAGGTTGCTGGATATGGTGAGAAATCCGGAACACTACCGAAAAAACAATCCAGATTTACGTTTTACTGATTTGGCTCAGGAGTTTGAATATTCTGACCAATCTCACTTCAATCGCGATTTCAAACGAATTTCCGGAAGTATTCCCAACGAATGGTTCGCGGAATATAAAAAAATGTCCCATTTTTACAATCATGATTCGTCCTATACTGATAGGATGGGGACATGA
- a CDS encoding SCO family protein — MNSLFMNPNIQMQTLRKKIQQTLRYRFSPSILILFFCTLCLLNTNCKKAEQSPDPSVLPYFSGKDFDPVWTENPENDKNLKKVPDSFELTEHTGKQIFPKDWAPSEHLVVFFYATCRGICPLITRNLIQIEPNFSEFPNLKIFSISIHSKKDTVPVLQNYRKTYQIKNPNWSFFTGKETEIENFAKETCGAEMEGFSVERGKYEFVHTENIFLFDKDRYLRGIYRAKGTGDIQRLVEDLKKLRQKIN, encoded by the coding sequence ATGAATTCTCTGTTTATGAATCCAAACATTCAGATGCAAACTCTTCGAAAAAAAATCCAACAAACACTTCGATATAGATTTTCTCCTTCCATTCTAATTTTATTTTTTTGTACACTTTGTTTGTTAAATACAAATTGTAAAAAAGCGGAACAATCCCCCGACCCCAGTGTCCTTCCTTATTTTTCAGGGAAAGATTTTGATCCTGTATGGACGGAAAATCCAGAAAACGATAAAAACTTAAAAAAAGTTCCAGATTCCTTCGAGTTAACAGAACATACTGGAAAACAAATATTTCCTAAAGATTGGGCACCAAGCGAACATTTGGTGGTATTTTTTTATGCCACTTGTCGCGGGATTTGCCCCTTAATCACTAGAAATCTAATCCAAATAGAACCAAATTTTTCTGAATTTCCAAATCTCAAAATTTTTTCTATTTCGATTCATTCGAAAAAAGATACTGTTCCTGTTTTACAAAACTATAGAAAAACCTATCAGATCAAAAACCCAAATTGGAGTTTTTTTACAGGGAAAGAAACGGAAATTGAAAATTTTGCCAAGGAAACTTGTGGTGCTGAAATGGAAGGATTTTCTGTAGAACGTGGGAAGTATGAGTTTGTTCATACAGAGAATATTTTTTTATTTGATAAAGATAGATATCTACGTGGGATCTATCGGGCGAAAGGTACGGGCGATATACAAAGGTTAGTGGAAGATTTAAAAAAACTAAGACAAAAAATCAATTGA
- a CDS encoding ABC-F family ATP-binding cassette domain-containing protein, which produces MIKISGLNKQFNGNVLFDDLQFSVNRGERVGLVGRNGHGKSTLVQIILGKSEPDSGNITIPKGYRIGHLEQHLVFTKPTVLEECALGLPEGDEYETWKVERILFGLGFSEKDMERSPDEFSGGYQIRMNLAKLLVSAPDMLILDEPNNYLDIVTIRWLEEFLREWEGEIILITHDRSFMDSVVTHTVAIHRTKAIKVQGDTEKLYTQINQAEEIYEKTRLNEAKKRKQEEIFIAKFKAKASFASRTQSRVKRLEKQGEMKALDTIEDMELYFNSAPFSANQMLSVDEISFSYDKKTPNLFENFSISVGPEDRICIIGKNGKGKSTLLKLIAGELTPVSGAVKKHPILKEGYFGQTNKLNMNESNTVVQEIMSADSNCSEGKARNIAGGLMFSEDLALKKIKVLSGGEKSRVLLGKILVTPCHLLYLDEPTNHLDMQSCDSLIEAIDNFDGSVIMVTHNEMHLRAVATKLIVFDDDRVFVYDGGYDDFLKDIGWKDETV; this is translated from the coding sequence ATGATTAAAATCTCTGGTTTAAACAAACAATTTAATGGCAACGTCTTATTTGATGACTTACAATTCAGCGTCAATCGCGGCGAACGAGTGGGCCTTGTGGGCCGCAATGGACATGGTAAATCCACCCTTGTCCAAATCATCTTAGGAAAATCTGAGCCGGACTCAGGTAACATCACCATCCCTAAAGGATACCGCATTGGTCATTTGGAACAACATTTAGTTTTCACAAAACCAACTGTATTGGAAGAATGTGCCCTTGGCCTTCCTGAAGGGGATGAATACGAAACTTGGAAAGTGGAACGAATTCTTTTTGGTCTTGGATTCTCAGAAAAAGATATGGAAAGAAGCCCGGATGAATTTTCCGGTGGATACCAAATCCGAATGAACTTGGCAAAACTCCTTGTTTCGGCTCCGGATATGTTGATACTCGATGAACCAAACAACTATTTGGATATTGTCACCATACGTTGGTTAGAGGAATTTCTTCGGGAATGGGAAGGGGAAATCATCCTCATCACTCACGATAGAAGTTTTATGGATAGTGTTGTAACACATACCGTTGCAATTCACAGAACGAAAGCCATCAAAGTCCAAGGTGATACGGAAAAGTTATACACACAGATCAACCAAGCAGAAGAGATCTATGAAAAAACTAGGCTGAATGAAGCGAAAAAACGCAAACAAGAAGAGATCTTTATCGCCAAGTTCAAAGCAAAAGCAAGTTTTGCAAGTCGTACCCAATCTCGTGTCAAAAGATTAGAAAAACAAGGGGAGATGAAAGCACTCGACACCATTGAAGATATGGAACTGTATTTTAACAGTGCTCCATTCTCCGCAAATCAGATGTTAAGTGTTGATGAGATTTCCTTTTCTTATGATAAAAAAACTCCCAACTTATTTGAAAACTTTTCTATCAGTGTAGGGCCAGAAGATCGTATTTGTATCATAGGGAAAAACGGGAAAGGAAAGTCTACTTTACTAAAGTTAATTGCAGGAGAGTTAACCCCAGTTTCAGGTGCTGTCAAAAAACATCCAATTTTAAAAGAAGGATACTTTGGCCAAACCAACAAACTGAACATGAACGAAAGTAATACCGTTGTCCAAGAGATCATGAGTGCGGATTCCAATTGTTCGGAAGGGAAGGCAAGGAACATTGCCGGAGGACTTATGTTTTCCGAAGACTTGGCCTTAAAAAAGATTAAGGTTCTCTCAGGGGGAGAAAAGAGCCGGGTGTTACTTGGAAAAATTTTGGTCACACCTTGCCATTTGTTGTATTTGGATGAACCGACAAACCACTTGGATATGCAGTCTTGTGACTCACTCATTGAAGCCATCGATAACTTTGACGGTTCCGTGATTATGGTCACACACAACGAAATGCACTTGCGTGCTGTGGCCACAAAACTAATTGTATTCGATGATGACCGAGTTTTTGTTTATGACGGGGGTTATGACGACTTCCTGAAAGACATTGGCTGGAAGGATGAAACCGTTTGA
- a CDS encoding ABC transporter permease, protein MNFYAITSIYRFEMARTFRTLLQSIASPVLSTSLYFIVFGSAIGSKIQEIDGIHYGSFIVPGLVMLSLLTESISNASFGIYFPKFNGSIYEILSAPVTMWEVVIGYVGAAATKSLMLGVLMLITASFFVPIRIDHPILMVFFLVLTCISFSLFGFVIGIWADSFEKLQMIPMLVITPLVFLGGSFYSIQMLPPFWQKLSMFNPVLYLVSGFRYSFFERADVALSVSISMILVFLTVCLTVTWLIFRTGYKIKN, encoded by the coding sequence ATGAATTTTTACGCAATCACGTCTATTTATCGATTCGAAATGGCAAGAACCTTTCGTACACTATTACAAAGTATTGCCTCGCCTGTGCTTTCGACTTCTTTATACTTTATCGTATTTGGATCGGCCATTGGATCAAAAATCCAAGAGATAGATGGAATCCATTACGGAAGTTTCATTGTTCCCGGTCTTGTGATGTTGTCTCTACTCACAGAAAGTATATCCAATGCTTCTTTTGGAATTTATTTTCCTAAGTTCAATGGATCCATTTATGAAATCCTTTCGGCACCGGTTACCATGTGGGAAGTTGTGATTGGTTATGTGGGCGCTGCGGCCACAAAATCACTTATGCTCGGTGTGCTTATGCTCATCACAGCATCGTTTTTTGTTCCTATCCGCATTGATCACCCCATCCTAATGGTATTTTTTCTAGTGCTAACTTGTATTAGTTTTAGTTTGTTTGGATTTGTGATAGGAATTTGGGCGGATAGTTTTGAAAAACTCCAAATGATTCCCATGCTTGTCATCACTCCTCTTGTTTTCCTTGGAGGAAGTTTTTATTCCATCCAGATGTTACCACCGTTCTGGCAAAAATTAAGTATGTTTAATCCAGTTTTGTATTTAGTGAGTGGGTTTCGATACAGTTTTTTTGAAAGGGCAGATGTAGCACTTTCTGTCAGTATTTCGATGATCCTTGTGTTTTTGACAGTTTGTTTGACTGTGACTTGGCTTATCTTTCGAACGGGATATAAAATCAAAAACTAA
- a CDS encoding FKBP-type peptidyl-prolyl cis-trans isomerase yields the protein MKTLIQSALFFLFVLVSPVLSAEKDFQIIDLVVGKGEEAFSGSYVTVHYVGKLTNGTKFDSSRDRNRPFEFNLGAGEVVKGWDKGIKGMRVGGKRKLIIPPELGYGSKTVGSIPANSTLVFEVELLKIY from the coding sequence ATGAAGACTCTCATCCAATCTGCCTTATTTTTCCTCTTCGTTTTGGTTTCCCCCGTCCTGTCAGCAGAAAAGGATTTTCAAATCATCGATCTTGTCGTGGGAAAAGGAGAAGAAGCATTTTCCGGTTCTTACGTGACAGTTCACTACGTAGGCAAACTCACCAACGGAACCAAGTTTGATAGTTCACGTGACCGCAACCGTCCTTTCGAATTCAACTTAGGTGCTGGGGAAGTGGTCAAAGGTTGGGACAAAGGAATCAAAGGAATGCGAGTCGGTGGCAAACGCAAACTCATCATCCCACCAGAACTAGGATACGGAAGTAAAACCGTCGGAAGCATTCCTGCAAACTCCACCCTCGTTTTTGAAGTGGAACTTTTAAAAATTTATTAA
- a CDS encoding adhesin OmpL37 family surface protein has translation MRTFLFCFLTCLCLCTAGGNYANGNLQVAFGAEENYLLVRSLDSSIIHLGSPEEKQEYKEIIDEYLRFKSLHIQGRYGDAYLAVRSTQSKLIILYDKILTKNITLVRSELESLGRKSRDKEKTQTRAFLRLALRDVSEAEQKLVMARNTRPLLYLLKLREMLFSLKILKHAGKFVVFLNLLHDGKYMDSIEFSDFDSIESELIRGFGKGNNPLLALHYDNSFLPFGEESIYDSMMTNYKAPEIKKD, from the coding sequence GTGCGAACTTTTCTTTTTTGTTTCCTAACTTGCCTCTGTCTCTGTACAGCGGGGGGAAACTATGCCAACGGCAACTTACAGGTAGCCTTTGGAGCTGAAGAAAATTATCTTTTGGTACGTTCCCTTGATTCCAGCATCATCCATTTAGGAAGTCCGGAAGAAAAACAAGAATACAAAGAAATCATCGATGAGTATTTGCGATTCAAAAGCCTCCATATCCAAGGTCGGTATGGAGATGCCTATTTAGCAGTTCGTTCCACACAATCGAAACTCATCATACTTTATGATAAAATTCTTACCAAAAATATAACGCTCGTTCGTTCTGAACTGGAATCACTGGGAAGGAAATCACGTGACAAAGAAAAAACGCAAACTCGCGCTTTTTTACGCCTGGCCCTTCGTGATGTGAGTGAAGCCGAACAGAAGTTAGTGATGGCAAGGAACACACGCCCCCTACTTTATCTATTAAAACTTCGAGAAATGTTATTTTCTCTTAAAATTTTAAAACATGCAGGGAAGTTTGTGGTATTTCTCAACTTACTACATGATGGTAAGTATATGGATTCCATTGAGTTTTCTGATTTTGATTCCATCGAATCGGAACTCATCAGAGGATTTGGGAAAGGAAACAACCCACTCCTCGCACTCCATTATGATAATTCCTTTTTACCTTTTGGTGAAGAAAGTATCTACGATAGTATGATGACAAACTACAAAGCTCCTGAAATCAAAAAAGATTAA
- a CDS encoding YHYH protein, whose amino-acid sequence MEISTLRIPALLLILGLSFSHCKTKSDSDEEMLLLLAVAASKVCANSSFTGTTVVNSTATLDTNTDCITGMTSSMSADLPAWIRNNFKCSVGSVSGSNYVFRSQNIPNNKSFYFGSSSPMYVALAGGQKSAGNNQISSQCLVYTIPSSPAAKSGTLVGTQSGYASVGITVNGLAIFNNAAAPGDTLATEAQTFDTFNGHPQSSGVYHHHSQPLNITNNDSKLIGMLIDGFPVYGLNCDNATAATGDDGAPGTVGPALDSNHGHTANTVLFPSGIYHYHFASDATAGINTLIGSNFHGTPGTVSN is encoded by the coding sequence ATGGAAATTTCAACCTTGCGTATCCCTGCCCTCCTCCTAATACTCGGACTCTCTTTCTCTCATTGTAAAACAAAATCAGATTCTGATGAAGAAATGTTACTCTTGTTAGCTGTGGCTGCATCGAAAGTTTGTGCCAATTCTTCTTTTACGGGAACCACTGTTGTCAACTCCACGGCAACACTTGATACAAATACAGATTGTATCACTGGGATGACTTCTTCCATGTCTGCAGATCTTCCCGCTTGGATTCGCAATAACTTTAAATGTTCCGTAGGTTCCGTTTCTGGTTCCAACTATGTATTCCGCTCTCAAAACATTCCAAATAACAAAAGTTTTTATTTTGGATCTTCTTCACCAATGTATGTAGCCCTTGCTGGTGGCCAAAAATCTGCTGGAAACAACCAAATTTCCTCCCAGTGTTTGGTTTACACTATCCCTAGTTCTCCTGCAGCAAAATCAGGAACACTCGTCGGAACTCAAAGTGGATATGCATCTGTAGGAATTACAGTGAATGGACTTGCGATCTTCAACAATGCCGCAGCTCCTGGCGATACACTGGCAACAGAAGCCCAAACATTTGATACATTCAATGGCCACCCACAAAGCTCTGGCGTTTACCACCACCACTCCCAACCTCTCAATATAACAAATAACGACTCTAAGTTGATAGGTATGTTAATCGATGGTTTTCCCGTGTATGGATTGAATTGTGATAATGCCACTGCCGCAACAGGTGACGACGGGGCTCCAGGAACAGTTGGACCAGCTCTTGATTCCAACCATGGTCATACAGCAAACACAGTTCTATTCCCAAGTGGAATCTATCACTACCATTTTGCTAGTGATGCCACTGCAGGAATAAATACTTTGATTGGTTCAAATTTTCATGGAACACCAGGGACAGTTTCTAACTAA
- a CDS encoding ankyrin repeat domain-containing protein yields MIQNIIDFVGKTKSNLRLRTLCSSISREDKETFDLLLSDKDLKEVLVSESPLLLGIAVAEVSDIYYLKKLLALGLDPNRSDNMGLYPIHKATETGNVEAVEVLLNSAADPNAADPSGVTALHIANSFDGLSEISDLLIRMGANIYQRDKLGKRYLM; encoded by the coding sequence ATGATTCAGAACATAATTGATTTCGTAGGAAAAACCAAGTCCAACTTAAGGTTACGTACCTTGTGTTCTTCCATTAGCAGAGAAGATAAAGAAACTTTTGATTTGTTATTATCGGATAAAGACTTAAAAGAAGTTTTAGTATCTGAATCACCATTACTTCTAGGCATTGCTGTTGCAGAAGTTTCCGATATTTATTATTTAAAAAAATTACTAGCTCTTGGGCTTGATCCGAATAGATCAGATAACATGGGTTTGTATCCAATTCACAAAGCTACAGAAACCGGAAATGTGGAAGCAGTGGAAGTATTACTTAATTCGGCAGCTGATCCCAATGCAGCTGACCCCAGCGGGGTAACGGCACTTCATATTGCCAATAGTTTTGATGGACTCAGCGAAATTTCAGATCTCCTCATTCGGATGGGGGCAAATATTTACCAAAGAGACAAACTCGGTAAACGTTACTTAATGTAA